The genomic region GTTCAATCCATACAAATCCATCCCAACAGGCTGGTGGTTGTACTGCGGAACAGAATTATAATATTTTAAGTAGCATAGTAGTCACTTAACTTCTCTCCATGACATCACCTTCCTGTCCCTCGCTTTCTATGTGCaccatacatgcatgcatacgtgCATTCTGGGACACTGGGCTGATTTTATAAACCTGTTAAATTGAGTCACATTAAGAGTTTCAGTGCCTGTACATACCGATCAAAAATAACCTAAAGATGGCTACAGGGACTGTGCAAATATGTCATGAAAATCTGCGAGTGCTTTCATATTTTCCAGACTGTAGCAGACCCCCAATGATAAAATGTTGTGTAGCCTAAATCCAGGACCTTAGCCAGTTTACAAGAGGCAGTGGCTACTTTCCCAGAGAAGTTGATTTTTTAGGACCATTTTAGTATGCACTGCAAGCTGAAGAGAGGGGTGGGTCCTAAATACTGATGCTCTACATAGCTGTACACTTCTTTTTTATGTTGCGCTGGGGAACCATCCCACAAGACCAATGAACACATTTGTAATCAGTTATGTACAGATTAAACAACCGAAAGCTGAGCCTGAAACATTCTTTGCTTTTACTTTTCTAATTGATGGTCTCCATAGCCTGTTCACTGTCTTTTGCTGCCCAGAAATATGTTAGATGAACCAAGAGGTCTTCTGGGTCTTCACTGTTTTTTTGCAAAGTGTGGATGAGAAGATGTAGCCTTATCAATCAAAGTGCTTATCCAAACATCTGTATTTAGCTATGTTTGCCACATTTATCTAACATTTACAGTGCAATTTTTTGCTCTGGAAATCTGCATTATTGCAATACCTACCACTTCAGCTGTAAATATTTTTTCTAATTACCACATGAATTTGTTTTGTTACTGTATGAAAtagtgttttacatttttagctATATTGTTGTTATATCCAGCTGTTTGACATTAATCATGCTTTCAACCTAGCCTATAGTACAGATATAACTATCTTAATACTACAATCTAAAAAAATTGCAGACATTGCAATGTggatatattattatttatagttaCTATTGCATCCAAGCCAGGGGTTCCTGCAGTTTGTCATTACAATTCATCTGGCTTGGAAAGCAGTACAAACTTAAATTGCTTAATTTTTTCAGTCAAAACAAAGATGGGTCCTTTGGGAAAGCATAAATCATCTCTGTGAAGAGAGATAGCGTGACTAAGAATGTGGATAGAGACAGCATGACTAATTACCTGTCTTGCCTCCACACAAGTTTGCAGGGCCTCTTTAAACTCTATTCACATAGGTCCACTGCAGAGAACTCATGTGCAGGGGCGTGgcaggtggtggtgatggggaaACCTTTCCTGGGTGATCCGTGTCATCAATGGGATCGACTATTTATACCTGCAGACAGAAGTAAGCTCTAGATCTGTGGATttactgtctgtgtggttgtagaAACATTACCTGAGTCAGCGGTAACAAATGTTCAATGTcccagacacatacagtatatagtaaGAGGATTTTATTCTGATATTGGATTCTGTCAAACCTTGGAAAAAAAGTTGGGAAAAAATGTCCCTAGATATGCATTTTTTGACCATTATCCTTCACGTTAGACTCTCTTCTCTGGCCATCAGGAAGATTCTTTAAATTCCAAGGCTGTAACTGCTGTCTTAAACTATGCTACCAATTGTTAACCACAGAGCTCACTTTATTTCCACGGCTAAATAACCCAGAGCTATTGCTGACTTACCACGCGGCTGACATGAAACATGTCTATGCTGCATATCCATAGAGGTGCTCTGTGTTTCTcggttgctgttttttttgttcctggAACCTCACAACAGCCTCTCTCCACTGCTCAAGACAAGACCCTTCACACTACTGCGCTGCCCCTCCAAGCATAACTGCCTCAGCAAACCCGTATTCTTCAGGTTAATCCATTTAAAGCTGTCCAGACCCTGCTGTTGTGCCTCCCTGTGCTCATTGTCAGAGCGCTATCTCTTAAGGGGATCTACAGCGTGAGCAATAAAAGGAATGAAATGATGAGACGGTAGGCTACGGGCTATGGTGGTGTAATAGGCATGATGGTGTAATGACAGGGAGGTTTACACAAATTTAAACCCTCCTTTAATTAGGATAAGCTGTTTgagcctatttttttttttatctcgaCTCCACAGGGTGTTTTGGACATCCCAAAAGTAGTGGGCATCATAATGTGTGAAAAGCCCATTGCGTGACATCTTTAAGTAGGGTGTCAAGGGAGAGTGTTgaaagatttttctttttttaaacaccaCAGGACAAATGAGCAAGTGATTTAGTCTagaaacaccaccacaccctcCTTAACTTCAGCTTAATGCAAACTGTTTTCGTGCCATTTATGATGCATTTAAGGTGAGAGGGATTTCTAATGGAACCTTCTGCTTTGTTCATAGGGACAGTCTTGCTTGATAGAGTCAATTTCATCACTTGCTGGGTCTGTTCCAATAATTAAAGTACCCCACTTTTAATATcgtacattttcttttctttacttttctctGAGAAGTTGTCTTGCCTTTAAGAAACCGTAGAAGACAACAGCAGCTACTAAGATACACACAGCTATCAAGTTCTAATGAGGCGAGGAGGGCTCCTTTGTCTGCGTAGATGAAATGAAAAGACTACTTTTGtcaaaaaatgtgtttgatgATTGTCATAACCATCATAGGAAGTTTCAATGAAGACGAATGCCTTGCAGCCAGAGACCCGTCcatcaggtgtgtatgtgtgtgaaaaactGCTTTAGAGTTCAGAGACCCGTCcatcaggtgtgtatgtgtgtgaaaaactGCTTTAGAGTTCAGAGACCCGTCcatcaggtgtgtatgtgtgtgaaaaactGCTTTAGAGTTCCACAGCAGGACGTTTCCCAGTCTTTAGCAAGCCCCTCCCCATGGACAATACTCCACTTGAATGCCCATCTGTCAATATGATGACACCGTCTCGGTGTTTGTGCGCTCTAATCATTAACCAAATACAACAGATGACAGCACAGGCTGCACATCATTCATGCTGAGTGCATTTACAGTCAGGCTCTTTTTTCACCGAACTGTAACTTTCATCTTGTAATAGTTCATGATCCGTGGCTTATGCAGGCCCAGTGTGTAGGGAGTCCTGTGTCACATGAAAGAGTTTCCCGCCGCCTATGTTTGATAAGGACCTTCTAAGGGACACTGTGGCGAGCAGGATGCAGCTGATAAAATATGAGTGGACAACTCAATAATCATAAGTCAAAACCTAATCATAAGTCAAAACCTCCAACAAGATGAGGACAGAGAAGCAGTCACTGCTCTGAGGAAGGACATAATACCCTGATGGCCTTGACCTCTGCTTGACTGCCTGGAGAGTATGTGGGTGTggtagctggggggggggggatgtgtattatgcaaatacacacacactcacacacacattgtgagaGTGGTCAAAACAAAAACTGCAAGACAGTGAGTCTCAATGAGGAACAGCAGGTGAATGATGACATCAATGATACATCAGCGCAAAATGTAATAAAACCAAGTCTCGACATGCTCACGCAGACACTGGGACTGAAATCTTGATCTGTCTTCATGCTGACAGTGGAAGGGAGCACTAAAAAGATTGAGATAAAAGATGGGCGCTTTCGGCAGATGTAGGTGTGAACATGATGCAAAAGCCTGTTTATAGCATATTGATGTGCTACAAACCAAATCAAAGCCTCTGATTGAGCTAAAGGAATGCATTATAAATAATGTTGATATTTTTAAATCATGTTCAGTAGGGTTTTGTACTAGGTTcagtggatatatatatatatatatacagtatataccacAACGTTTTCAGTAAAGCAGAGCTTTGTTACTTTCAATCCACCTTCAGACCAGTGACCATAAAACGTATGATTGGTTTGGCCATAATCTTACTCAGTCTGTCACGACAGTCAACATATTCTCAGTTGTGGTATCTCCAAACAGGGTGTGGAGAATTGTGTTGATGTACTACACTACTGTAGAGAGGCTGGATGGGTACAACACTACTGTAGAGAGGCTGGATGGGTACAACACTACTATAGAGAGGCTGGATGGGTACAACACTACTGTAGAGAGGCTGGATGGGTACTACACTACTGTACAGAGGCTGGATGGGTACAACACTACTATAGAGAGGCTGGATGGGTACAACACTACTGTAGAGAGGCTGGATGGGTACTACACTACTGTAGAGAGGCTGGATGGGTACTACACTACTGTAGAGAGGCTGGATGGGTACTACACTACTGTAGAGAGGCTGGATGGGTACAACACTACTGTAGAGGCTGGATGGGTACAACACTACTATAGAGAGGCTGGATGGGTACAACACTACTGTAGAGAGGCTGGATGGCAAAGGATGAATGTAATGCCCTCACACAGATGCTACGTGTGAGgtgagacaacacagagacagaggagtctTCATCTGGGCACTTCTGATTGATTGTTACAGTACTTCATCTTAGTTGTCTACTTGACCTTCATCCAGACTAGTTGCACATGGCTGCCATATGGCTGTTTTTATTGTGTAGATTTAATGttccatgacctttgacctccagcTGGGCAGAATTAAAGCCTTCACTTAAGTCTGAGTGGAATGGCGTCGCCAGGATGTCATGTGTCAAGAGGTGCTTGCCAGTATATTCTTTCTGTAAATCAAAATTTCACCAGTGGAAATTCACCTCACCTCTCTCAATTGCACAATGCACTCCAATGTCATTTCTGCTGAACAGACCATAGAAAGCATGTCTCATGTATATAAGATGGTGGTATTTCAAACCATACATTACAGAGTGATTACAGACCACCCAGAGGAAATTGGTCACATGATTTGATCTGGTCTTACATAGGGTATCTTTTCTATCTGAGGCTGAGCCGCAAGCAGCATCCCATAGAAACCAACTGtttgtgcacacagacataaacacaggtTGATTGCCATGTTTGCAGGATGATACACTGTACCCAACTATTTACAGTCCTTTATGTAGTAAACCACTTAGTCTATGGTAAGTATTTGCTCTGAGACAGATGTTGATTTTAGTACACAACTGTTCAGTATATATTTGGGAATTAACAGTTATTAAGAGGGCAATTTATCAGTGACTCAGTGACATGTAGCTTAGATTCCAAATGCAAATGGTTGTGTGGTAACATAATCCTCGCCTGATTTCAAACACGACTCATAATGCAACACTTCAAATTCATTTGACAGCTTCCTTGCAGGGACCTGCCATGTGTAGAAAAACATAttaattccattttttttatattttcacaAGTGTTATTTAATAATTTGTGTTAGCAAATAAAAATAgatgagacaaaaaaaatacaggaTGACGGTTTGTGTTGCTGAATACATGAAAGAGACGCAGAAATGTGCAACTTGTGACATGGCAtgagatgtttgtttgtttgtttgtttttgtttatggcATGAGAGGGCTTTTAAAGACGACCAAGTAGGCTTTTCCAGTTTTTCCCTTTCATTTAGTGTGCTATATAGCTTTTAATGAACATTATGaattatgaacattgaaaatgagtataataggtcctctttaagttCCTCTTCAGAGACATCAGAGCTGGAGCACTGTCATGAGTGTTCTGCACTCCTCAGTACGGTCCATGACTGCGCTGAATGTCCTCTGATTACGGCAGATATCTCTCTGTGTACACAGCAGTTCATTTACGACTGGCAAGGTGAaatccccgacacacacacactgtactgagACAAATTATTTCCCAACGTGTTCGTGGCGGATGAGTCATCCATCACAGTGCTGGCATGCACTGAAGCAGAAAGAGGCAGGCGGTGGAGAGGCCCTACAGAGGAGCACTCATCATcagcctgacctctgacccagcctgacctctgacccaggCTGGGCAAAGGGCTGTGGAGAACCTCAGACAAGACAGACTTGTGCACATAATGCTCATGTTtaaaagatttatttatttagtcattCAATACAAACATGACAAATATAGATATAAAAAGGTGGGTAGTGCAAGTTATACAATTGCTTCAACTTTCCATGAAAATGTAAAAGAGGTCCCAGTTAGTGTAACAAAATATAGAGCTGTTAAAGATCATTAAAAATACTTTgtagatactgtatgtatggcACACCAGGCAAGATAGGTATGGTATATCACCCCCGCATGTGGTCCCAGGGTGTAAGCAAGGGCTAGTGTCCATAGTAGCGGACAGGTAACACTGCTGCACAGGGtgctctctccttctatttGGTTGAGTTTCTGGGTGTTGTGAGTGGTTCCCTACTGGTGCTGTAATAAATAGGCTGCTTCCTGTTTCTCCATATCACCATGACGACTcgaaacacaaacagcaaacaggCCAGGACCAGGAGGACAACTGTTAGAacgaaagaaacacaaaaatacTAATTCTTCAAGTCAGCGTCAAAAATGTCATTTGATAATCCATTAAGGTTTGCGAGATGACTCaattacaaaatataaaaactacagctttgatttgatttgaatgtgATATACTTGAGACATGTAAGGTCCAAAATGATTAGGAAGTGCTACTCAATCGTGCATTTGTGTAATAGGCATAGCCTGTTAATTTGAGGTATTAAATTATATAATCTTGAAAACTGGCACTGGAGACACAGAGTGACTATGTAACGAGGGCCTAGCATCATCTTAATGACCCATCATTTTTCTTCAGTTCATAGAGTACATCATTATTCCCAGGAATAATAGTTGTTCGTTAAATACATGGCTAATGACACCTGAAACTGCACCCACCTCATATGGAGAAATGGATTTAATAGACAATTTAGGCCAGGTCTGTAAGAGGATAGCTAGAATGCAGAACATTCGGACTGCTAGGATGGTGTATTAATACAGTGCTTTAAATGTTGGAATGTTACATTTATAATCTCTATGGTACAAGGCCTGTTACTCTTACAAGGAGACATTAATGTGGAATATTAATTTATAATCTCTATGGTACAAGGCCTGTTACTCTTACAAGGAGACATTAATGTGGAATGTTAAATTATAATATCTATGGTACAAGGCCTGTTACTCTTACAACGAGACATTAATGTGGAATGTTACATTTATAATCTCTATGGTACAAGGCCTGTTACTCTTACAAGGAGACATTAATGTGGAATGTTAAATTATAATCTCTATGGTACAAGGCCTGTTACTCTTACAAGGAGACATTAATGTGGAATGTTAATTTATAATCTCTATGGTACAAGGCCTGTTACTCTTACAACGAGACATTAATGTGGAATGGTAAATTTACTCTAGCCAACCCCGACACCCACCCTTAAATATTTAGCTTCTGTATTCACAAactttacaaaacacacattttcttcaAAAACACATGGGCTATGTCTACTACCGCGCACTtgtgcacttcaaacactgactttcagggcttagggcgttcacactgacagaaccagcagaattcagggcactgaaagtacccggatggcgcacttcaaacggtaaaaaaatgcagtgtgaaacgatggacactactcgccctaaacgtccgccatcttggctacggagcggaagaggaagagccctttccggcagcttttcagtttggaaagttggctgactaacgcctcgcaaatcacttcaaccattattgctggttacaataactgtgttatctgatagtacagtgtctatttctcagtaagtttaaaaaaatctaagtgAGAAAAtgccaaaagatgtacatttacatgcaAAACACGGCCgacagcggagtttggtccgccatctttgtttaaaatttccagttggccggaggaagctggcgcacagatttatgggtaaaaggcttgcacatttgTGTCCGTCAgcgttccatttgagacaacactaatcagcgacagaacgcactaaagatgtaagtgcttagtgtgcactacacactgtattgcagtgtacttcgtaaagtgcgcgGTATTAGACATAGCTATTGTATAATTTGCTTCAGACCTGCAATGGCTCACCTGTAAACTTAGCATTCCGTCCAGGTGCCTCAGGGTCATAGTGTTTATACACATTACCAACCAGAGCCACAATCACAACAGGATAAACTGTGAGGATGTACCGCACATGTCTGTCAATCACAAAATTCTCCACAACGAACCTGCACTCAGGAAACAAAATAAAAGCACAATTAGTCATTTCTAGTTTCCTTATTGAGTCATAATAAGAAATGAGAAAAGGTGTTTGGCTTACCACCCAAGGACCTCAatcaggagaagagaaagagagactgtggcGGCATTTGTCTTTGAGACCCCAGAGATGCCCATCACTATTGTCAAATTAATGAGTGTGGCTATGGTCGTCCATGTAGTGTAAACAGCAATGCCATTCTGGACCTATAGGAACACATCATGTAAACAAGGTATGTCAAAATGGTTCCATAACAAAGATGTAGTTGTAATTACTCAATAGTAAAAGGAAGGTCTACAAAAAATAGGGCTCAACTCTTAaccactaaataaataaaataaatcaattatAATTAAATAACGTTTTACATACAAGTACTCTGATGCACCAGAGGTCTTTGGGATGGTGCTGACTGAGCCAGCTGCCATGGGCACTGAGGCCGCGACAGGAGAAGAAGATAAGCAGGTAGTTGGTGAAGACAATCAGCGCTAGCACTATCAGTGCAGGGACCATCTCCCTGTGGGCATGGAGACGCATATGaatatacataaataatatgtaGAAGTCAAAATATTCATTTTGGAAAGAAAATTGCACTAATGAATTGAGCCGTCACAAAACTGTGACTGCACCGTCTACAGTCAAGCTGTCGGAATGCTTGTGCTTGAACTGAAAATAATGCTTCACTGGAACCTTACTCTCTGTCCCATAGGAAAAGCCAGGTGATGTTAAGAATCATATTGATGATCCAGGAGAGGAAGAATCCACAAGGAAGAAGTGCTGGGCTGCAGTACATCCAACCACCAGGAGtcctacacacagcacaaagtcacacacatcactgggcGTAGAACAAGGTGCGGTACCACGACAGTGatgagtgcgtgtatgtgtgtggccctACCTTCTGCAAAACCATGTCAGGACATAGATGAGCATAATTGAGAGCCAGGTATATATAAGTCCCCATATGGAGAAAGTCCATCCCGCAGGAGTTATTTCCGTCTCGTAACTACCCGATACATTTCCTGTGTTACGCAAGAATGGACCTACAAGAGAATACATTTAGCAAACTTGGTTGATCTTGCTTGACCCACGTAAATAAAGAACAGCATTATGAAAATGACAGATGACCTAATAACGACAAGACCAGCATACGTTTGGCAACCTTACCTTTCCCAGATCCTGCCAGAGCATTGAATGCCAGAGCTACGGCGTACACTACAACTGATAGTAGAATAATCGCCACACGAGATGGGCTGTGGTCTCCCATACTAGCAAAACAAAACGAAATGTGTTTACGGAAAAGCAATGTAGACTACTGGTAAAAGATCTCAACGAAATGTCACCATCCTTTCATCGTACTTTTAAAGCGAAGTTTTGTGTTGAATTCACAGCTTGCTTCACAGTGAATATTTTGACAGTCGTAAATAAATATTTAGAACAAGTTTACTCGACCTCGTACATTTCTTCCCATGCCCTCTTGTTACACAAATCAGCGTGACTTCCTGTTTTGAAACTTTAGTCACCGTTTCAGAGCTACCATAATCTCAGGATAAAATGTGCATTAACAAATCAATAGCGCCAACTCAGTGCACTGCAAGCCCTCTCACCTTCACCTATTAGTTTATCTAACAGAACCAGTAGCCTACTGCCCTCGAAGCAACGAGGAATATCCTGAAAATCCTGCCCTTCTGTTTTCAAGGCATAATAGGCTAGCTACACCTTTCTACCTCAACACACGCCTTAGACAACGCTTTTAAACGTTTTCtctttcttaattttcttacgtccacattctctcacacctcAATAACCAATTCATCTCGATATTAATGCGAGAAATAGCACTGACACCGCAGTAACCTATAATCTGGTAGAGACAGACTGCACCATGTCACAGTGTGGCCTATTAAATACAATGTCGCCACCTACTGGATAACAAATCACGCACAGGATGTGGCCGTCAAAGAGGAAATTAATTAACCGTTTAATACTGTAAAGATCTGCGCTTGGTTCAAACAAGAAACAGCAGCTATATGTAAATGTTTCTCTTTCGATTGCCTATCTAGTTTACTGAAATCTGATAGTCAGATTTCATCTTTTGTTTAGAAATAATGAGAATCACTGAGTGGCTATCCTGATGAGGTTTACCCTTCCGACGTGCGATCACCAAGATCAAACATCAAACCAAAAGCACGGCACCACTAATTGAGACCTTTCTCCCTTCTTTGCTAA from Clupea harengus chromosome 25, Ch_v2.0.2, whole genome shotgun sequence harbors:
- the si:dkey-29d8.3 gene encoding uncharacterized protein si:dkey-29d8.3, whose amino-acid sequence is MGDHSPSRVAIILLSVVVYAVALAFNALAGSGKGPFLRNTGNVSGSYETEITPAGWTFSIWGLIYTWLSIMLIYVLTWFCRRTPGGWMYCSPALLPCGFFLSWIINMILNITWLFLWDREEMVPALIVLALIVFTNYLLIFFSCRGLSAHGSWLSQHHPKDLWCIRVLVQNGIAVYTTWTTIATLINLTIVMGISGVSKTNAATVSLSLLLIEVLGWFVVENFVIDRHVRYILTVYPVVIVALVGNVYKHYDPEAPGRNAKFTVVLLVLACLLFVFRVVMVIWRNRKQPIYYSTSREPLTTPRNSTK